In Methanoregula formicica SMSP, the DNA window CAAGGTGGTCTGCAATACCCTTCCGCGATGAATCCGGCATTTGCCAAAGGTACTGAAAAATTTTTACTTTTGTCTCATTCCTCATATGCGCGAGGAGTTTCCTCTCAAGGATTGACCGGCTCTCCGGGTTTTCAAAAAATGCGATAAAGCCCGGATTCGATATCGAGGTGATCTTCCGCGTGATCTGTAACATGGCAAGGTGATACCTGACTGTTCCCAGATTCATATCGAGATCCTTTGCAATTATTGGTGCGGTTGTCCCCGGGTGATCGCGTATTCTCGAATAGATCTCAAGGCGCATCCGGTTATCCAGCACGGTTTTATCCGTGATGTGCCGGTATCCGGAATACAGCAGCATCTTTACGAGGATAAACAATTCGAGAGGATATGTCAGGGCGGGGGATACAGCAACCAGGGAGAAGATGATGATATCTCTCAGGGACAGTTCCCACC includes these proteins:
- a CDS encoding winged helix-turn-helix transcriptional regulator produces the protein MNYVVESGYPYLIENPPDDVRQLSWWELSLRDIIIFSLVAVSPALTYPLELFILVKMLLYSGYRHITDKTVLDNRMRLEIYSRIRDHPGTTAPIIAKDLDMNLGTVRYHLAMLQITRKITSISNPGFIAFFENPESRSILERKLLAHMRNETKVKIFQYLWQMPDSSRKGIADHLGLSGPAVTWHMNQLMDDLIIVTIRDGKCIRHSLNPEAVPVLEKYLPAMIPGD